A region of the Desulfomicrobium macestii genome:
GGTCTTTCGCGCCATCGTGCCGGGCCTTGAAATCGTCTCGGATTTCGACCGCTTCACGCGCATAAGCCCAAGGCTGTGGAGGGATGTGCTCAGACTGAAGGGAAGAGGCGCCTGAAGGACTCTTCGGCATCGAGACGGACCGAGGCCACGGCCAGCTCCGTCAGCGCGTCCATTTCCTGGCCGTGGTCATGGCCCATGAGATGCAGCAGGCCGTGGGCCAAAAGACGCACGGTGTATTCGTGGGTGTCCTGGTTGTAGAGCCAGGATTCCCGGGCCAGGGTCTCGGCGGACAGCACCAGATCCCCCAACCAGTCTTCCTCGCCTCCGGGAAAGCTGAGCACATTGGTCGGCCCCAGGCAGCCCATGAACCGCTCGTTCAATTCGGCCATTTCCCGGTCATCGACAATGCGCAGGGAGATCTGCCACTCATCGAGCCCAAAAGTCGCGGCCAATCCCTCGAAAATCTCCATGAGCTCCGGCCCCGACAGGGGGAAGCGGGGATCAACCGGCACGGCCTGATCCAGATGCAGCATCAGCCCTCCCGCACCGGCGTGACCCGGCGGCCCTTGCCGCGCCCGGCCTGTCCGGACGCATCGCCTTCGCGCGTCTGCGTGGCCTGCATGGTTTGTCGATGCCGGTCATAGGCGCGGACAATGCGGCCCACCAGCGGATGGCGGATGACGTCCGCCTCGGTGAAATGAACCATGGCGATGCCCTGCACATCCTTCAGCACATCCATGGCCTGCACCAGGCCCGACCCGATATGGCCGGGCAGGTCGATCTGGGTGATGTCGCCGGTGACCACGGCCCGCGATCCGTAGCCCAGGCGGGTCAGAAACATCTTCATCTGCTCCGGGGACGTGTTCTGGGCCTCGTCGAGAATGACGAAGGCGTTGTTCAGCGTACGGCCGCGCATGAAGGCCAGGGGCGCGATCTCGATGGCCCCGGTGCCGATCATCTCCTGCACCTTGGCGTAGTCGAGCATGTCGTGCAGCGCGTCATAGAGCGGGCGCAGATACGGGTTTATCTTCTCCGCCAGGTCGCCGGGCAGGAATCCGAGCTTTTCGCCCGCCTCCACGGCCGGTCGGGTCAGGATCAGGCGCTTGACCTTTTTCTGCAGAAACAGGGACACGCCCACGGCCACGGCCAGATAGGTCTTGCCGGTCCCGGCCGGGCCGATGCCCAGGGTCAGGTCCAGTTCACGCATGGCGTGCAGGTACTCGCGCTGGGTCACGGTCTTGGGGCTGACCGACTTGCGGGATGAAACCGCGAAAAGCGCTTCCTGGTAATAGCTCTTGAGCGGGGTGGACGGATCGCGCAGCATGATGCGCAGACTCTGTTCTATGTCGCGCTCGAAAAGCTGGTGGCCTCCGCGCACCAGATCATAAATCTGGGCGAAATACCGGCAGACCAGACCGACCATGAGCGGATCTTCGCCAAAGATCGAAAGCGCGTTGCCCCGGCTCTCGACGCGCACGCCCGTCATTGTGGCCACGGTATCCAGATAGGCATTCCCGGGGCCAAAGACTTCGCGAGCAAAGTCCGCGTTTTCAAAGGATATTTCCTGAATTTCCATATGATTCCATGCTCTGGGTGAATTGTTCAAAAATCCGTACCCGCCTGCGGCTCCATTTGCAAATCTCTCCGGAGTCCCGTAGAAGCTGACACTTGAACATCGAGGATTTCCAGCAACACCAAGCATCAGTTCCAGGCCCGTCTGCGGCCGTAAAAATATGAGTACAAAGAATAGAGAAGAAACCAGCCAACTGCCGGCCGTCAGGCAGGAAACGCAACTTGCTTTTCAAGAAGCAAAAAGCATGGTGAGGAAAGCTTTCGTGACCGCAATCAAGACCAATCTCGCATTTTTGGCCTGTTCGGGCATGTATGCCTACCGCTCCGGGCAGCGCTTCTGGGAACAAAAGGGCAGCTCCTGGTGGGCCAAATCCCGGGCCTTTTCCAAGACCGCATACCTGGCCCTGCAGGAAGACGCCTTCGGGTCCGACATCGTCATCGAGACCCTGGATATCGACCGCGTCCTGGAAGAGGGCAAACCCACACTCTCCATACCGTCCACTCCCGAAGCCGTGGACGACCTGGTCCACAGAAAAAAATCCTAGCCGCCCATTGAAAGGCTTCAAA
Encoded here:
- a CDS encoding PhoH family protein, giving the protein MEIQEISFENADFAREVFGPGNAYLDTVATMTGVRVESRGNALSIFGEDPLMVGLVCRYFAQIYDLVRGGHQLFERDIEQSLRIMLRDPSTPLKSYYQEALFAVSSRKSVSPKTVTQREYLHAMRELDLTLGIGPAGTGKTYLAVAVGVSLFLQKKVKRLILTRPAVEAGEKLGFLPGDLAEKINPYLRPLYDALHDMLDYAKVQEMIGTGAIEIAPLAFMRGRTLNNAFVILDEAQNTSPEQMKMFLTRLGYGSRAVVTGDITQIDLPGHIGSGLVQAMDVLKDVQGIAMVHFTEADVIRHPLVGRIVRAYDRHRQTMQATQTREGDASGQAGRGKGRRVTPVREG
- the ybeY gene encoding rRNA maturation RNase YbeY, with protein sequence MLHLDQAVPVDPRFPLSGPELMEIFEGLAATFGLDEWQISLRIVDDREMAELNERFMGCLGPTNVLSFPGGEEDWLGDLVLSAETLARESWLYNQDTHEYTVRLLAHGLLHLMGHDHGQEMDALTELAVASVRLDAEESFRRLFPSV